In Sphaeramia orbicularis chromosome 7, fSphaOr1.1, whole genome shotgun sequence, one genomic interval encodes:
- the LOC115422846 gene encoding zinc finger protein PLAGL2-like, giving the protein MFHQQDHLKSQLQESHAASRQLFHCQECGKQYNTQLGYRRHLVAAHSAAAGLPCPEGAPSLLEHLGSHTDRPPPSEGNTNAAVPVRERKYSCERCDRRFYTRKDVRRHAVVHTGRRDFLCPRCAQRFGRRDHLTRHLKKSHAQESGLMPPGTPSTPVATPTPATQCSVKEEPSPVTSDLGPISKEPIETFSRDMYNSYSMASPVPGMGHPHSLMQSSLPSGMGVGRHMPPQSSHPHHLQPPAAPQQQPYSNMGRYQHVSTSYPRTDVDSFLLDLQSVPPPHLGAVNSSTSTSASPQREVLGEGVGASGDPHLLSRSPAISSTELSCSTNMDLGPLLGFLPFGLPPYSTHMGMGGLVMNYPPATSSTSSQSSSTGLSSQAPGPFSFLQPPQAHVPQGAGAHNHSQLPQAYSSPTMSTSSSLPHYYQAFQQ; this is encoded by the coding sequence ATGTTCCATCAACAGGACCATCTAAAGAGCCAGCTTCAAGAGAGCCACGCAGCCAGCAGGCAGCTCTTCCACTGTCAGGAGTGTGGCAAGCAGTACAACACACAGCTTGGATATAGACGACATCTGGTGGCGGCACACAGCGCTGCAGCGGGTCTGCCCTGTCCTGAGGGTGCACCATCCCTGTTGGAGCACCTGGGTAGCCATACTGACAGGCCTCCACCTTCAGAGGGAAACACTAACGCTGCTGTGCCAGTGAGAGAGAGAAAGTACTCATGTGAGAGGTGTGATCGGCGCTTTTACACTCGCAAAGATGTCCGCCGTCATGCTGTGGTGCACACTGGCCGCCGTGATTTTTTGTGTCCCCGCTGTGCGCAGCGCTTTGGCCGTCGAGACCACCTGACCCGCCACTTGAAGAAGAGTCATGCACAGGAATCAGGTTTGATGCCTCCTGGCACACCCAGCACTCCTGTGGCAACACCGACCCCTGCCACCCAGTGCTCAGTGAAAGAGGAGCCCagccctgtgacctctgacctgggcCCCATCTCCAAGGAGCCCATTGAGACCTTCTCCAGGGACATGTACAACTCGTACTCCATGGCTAGTCCTGTCCCAGGCATGGGCCATCCTCATAGCCTGATGCAGAGCTCCTTGCCCTCAGGCATGGGTGTGGGTCGCCACATGCCCCCCCAGTCCTCTCACCCCCATCACCTGCAGCCCCCAGCGGCACCGCAGCAGCAGCCTTACAGCAACATGGGCCGGTACCAGCATGTATCTACCTCATATCCTCGCACTGACGTGGACAGTTTCCTGCTGGACCTACAGAGTGTCCCACCACCCCACTTGGGTGCAGTCAACTCCTCTACCTCTACTTCTGCCTCCCCTCAGCGGGAGGTGCTTGGTGAAGGGGTGGGTGCAAGTGGTGACCCTCACCTGCTATCAAGGAGCCCCGCTATCTCCTCAACCGAGCTGTCCTGCTCCACTAACATGGACCTCGGGCCTCTGCTGGGCTTCTTGCCTTTTGGTCTGCCACCATACAGCACCCATATGGGGATGGGGGGGTTAGTTATGAACTATCCACCTGCaaccagctccacctcctctcaGTCCTCTTCTACTGGGCTGTCCTCACAGGCTCCAGGGCCCTTCTCCTTCCTCCAGCCTCCCCAGGCTCATGTACCCCAGGGTGCTGGAGCCCACAACCACAGCCAGCTACCTCAGGCCTACAGCAGTCCTACTATGAGCACTTCAAGCTCCCTACCTCACTACTACCAGGCCTTTCAGCAGTAA